The Podarcis muralis chromosome 10, rPodMur119.hap1.1, whole genome shotgun sequence genome includes a region encoding these proteins:
- the LOC114605183 gene encoding C-type lectin-like encodes MLLRRTSISVAFYLCLLLMTPLPTLTFQEGFTCPENWLKREGNCYGYFEEPVTFAQAREKCQKEHRADLVSFHSREEVCAIAEFVSGFEDDKDVWIGLHDPEKDNVWDWTDSTSFNLYAWLDDTERNNEYCGVLLHSTNYIVWDSRNCETKSPYLCSSTPQIIVREC; translated from the exons ATGCTTTTAAGAAGAACCTCCATATCTGTGGCATTTTATCTCTGCCTGCTGCTTATGACTCCTCTGCCAACGCTAACTTTCCAAGAAG GATTCACTTGCCCAGAGAACTGGTTGAAGCGTGAAGGAAACTGTTATGGCTACTtcgaggaacctgtgacctttgcCCAGGCTAGG GAGAAATGCCAAAAGGAACATCGTGCCGACCTAGTCTCCTTCCATAGCAGGGAAGAAGTCTGTGCAATTGCGGAATTTGTTTCCGGCTTCGAGGACGACAAAGATGTTTGGATAGGTCTCCATGATCCTGAAAAG GATAACGTGTGGGATTGGACTGATTCCACCAGTTTTAACTTATATGCTTGGCTGGATGACACAGAGAGAAATAATGAATACTGTGGGGTATTGCTCCACAGCACAA ATTACATTGTATGGGACAGCAGAAATTGTGAAACCAAGAGCCCCTATCTTTGTAGTTCGACACCACAAATTATCGTTCGTGAGTGCTAA
- the LOC114605560 gene encoding uncharacterized protein LOC114605560 produces MVPRRTVKYCLSLLLLTILPSRPALEVSNVALTGEALQSSTYNPLGGAMNAIDGSLVGVFTEGSCTHTDYESNPWWTVDLQAQYQVAHVSITNREDCCAHRLNGAEIRVGDSTERGGTTNPRCATISSLDPGETRSFYCEASKGQFVTITLPRGGYLTLCEVQVFGQKIDSSAGHEPENKPLTPGEQVNTSVPNVALEGKAFQSSIYNALGNPENAIDGYKISDYMRGHCTHTQLEFNPWWTVDLGAEFRVSRVSITNRGDCCARRINGAEIRIGSSPVKGGITNPWCATIRSLAPGATAIFDCGELQGRYVTITIPGIRILSLCEVEVFGEKLPSSGDEKETSSGTTQEAEVSSPIEQWEKPREPKQPWEEAKEKWQPYTTVYNAALEGKAFQSSIFNDLGSAEHANDGSTSADYLRGHCTHTQEEANPWWTVDLRESFDVSSVVITNRGDCCAERINGAEIRVGDSDEEGGIRNPRCATITSLGLGETKKYHCEGMLGRYVTITIPGEAKYLTLCEVQVFGHRRAPPVLNVALEGEASQSSTYNQLGVAKNAIDGSTSTNYMRRSCTHTDIELNPWWAVDLKGEFDVSSISITNREDCCADRLDGAEIRIGNSFENGGSANPRCATITSLGAGETRNYNCGGFKGQYVTLTIPGTQYLTLCEVQVFGVKVDSSGHPDIPSEKEEA; encoded by the exons ATGGTTCCAAGAAGGACCGTGAAATACTGCCTTTCGCTGCTGCTTTTGACCATCCTGCCTTCCCGACCTGCGTTGGAGG tCTCCAATGTGGCCCTCACAGGAGAAGCTTTACAATCCAGCACCTACAACCCGCTAGGAGGAGCTATGAATGCCATTGATGGGTCTTTAGTAGGTGTATTTACAGAGGGATCCTGCACCCACACAGATTATGAAAGTAATCCATGGTGGACGGTAGACTTGCAGGCACAGTACCAAGTAGCCCATGTAAGCATCACCAATCGGGAAGACTGCTGTGCTCACCGTCTTAATGGGGCTGAAATCCGAGTTGGGGACTCCACAGAGAGAGGAGGCACCACAAATCCTAG atGTGCTACAATAAGTTCTTTGGATCCTGGGGAAACACGCAGTTTTTACTGTGAAGCGTCAAAAGGGCAGTTTGTTACAATTACCCTACCAAGGGGCGGATACCTCACACTTTGTGAAGTCCAGGTGTTTGGTCAGAAGATAGATTCCAGTG CCGGCCATGAGCCAGAGAACAAGCCACTCACACCAGGAGAACAAGTTAACACTTCTG TTCCCAATGTGGCTCTTGAAGGGAAAGCATTTCAGTCCAGTATCTACAATGCACTTGGAAACCCTGAGAATGCCATTGATGGGTATAAAATTAGTGACTATATGCGTggccactgcacacacacacaacttgaatTTAATCCATGGTGGACAGTGGATTTGGGAGCAGAGTTTCGTGTGTCCAGGGTTAGCATCACCAATCGAGGAGACTGCTGTGCGAGGCGGATAAATGGGGCAGAAATCCGAATTGGAAGCTCACCAGTAAAAGGAGGAATCACAAATCCATG GTGTGCAACAATCAGGTCATTGGCCCCAGGGGCAACAGCCATTTTTGACTGTGGAGAATTGCAAGGACGTTATGTGACTATCACCATCCCAGGCATTCGTATCCTCTCACTGTGTGAAGTTGAAGTGTTTGGTGAAAAGCTACCTTCCTCGG GAGATGAAAAAGAGACCTCATCTGGAACTACGCAAGAAGCAGAAG TTTCTTCACCAATTGAACAATGGGAAAAGCCAAGAGAACCCAAACAGCCATGGGAAGAAGCAAAAGAGAAGTGGCAACCCTATACAACGG TCTACAATGCAGCTCTTGAAGGAAAGGCATTCCAGTCCAGCATCTTCAATGATCTGGGATCTGCTGAGCATGCCAATGATGGCTCTACGTCTGCTGACTATTTGCGTGGACACTGCACTCACACCCAAGAAGAAGCTAATCCATGGTGGACAGTGGACCTTAGGGAAAGCTTTGATGTGTCCAGTGTAGTGATCACCAATCGAGGGGACTGTTGTGCGGAAAGGATAAATGGCGCTGAAATTCGAGTTGGGGACTCGGATGAAGAAGGAGGCATCAGAAATCCCAG GTGTGCCACCATCACTTCACTGGGTTTGGGAGAAACAAAAAAATATCACTGTGAAGGAATGCTGGGACGGTATGTGACTATTACCATTCCAGGCGAAGCCAAATATCTCACCCTCTGTGAAGTTCAAGTTTTTGGTCACAGGAGAGCTCCCCCAG TTCTCAATGTGGCCCTCGAAGGTGAGGCATCCCAGTCCAGTACCTACAACCAACTAGGAGTTGCAAAGAATGCCATTGATGGGTCCACCTCCACTAACTATATGCGTAGATCATGCACTCACACGGATATAGAGCTGAATCCATGGTGGGCGGTGGACTTGAAGGGAGAATTTGATGTGTCTAGCATAAGCATCACCAATCGAGAAGACTGTTGTGCAGACCGGCTGGATGGGGCTGAAATCCGCATTGGCAACTCCTTTGAGAATGGCGGTTCTGCAAATCCCAG GTGTGCCACTATCACCTCACTAGGTGCTGGAGAAACCCGCAATTACAATTGTGGAGGATTCAAAGGGCAGTATGTAACATTGACCATTCCAGGCACTCAGTATCTCACCCTGTGTGAAGTCCAAGTGTTTGGTGTGAAGGTGGATTCATCTG GACATCCAGACATCCCATCTGAAAAGGAAGAAGCATAA